The DNA region GTCCGACCAGGGCGTGAGCAGACGCTCGTAACGGGCCAGGTCGTCGGGGTCGGTCACCAGATGGCAGTAGCCCGTCACCACGGTGCTCCAGCCGAGCCGGGTCGTCATGTCGATGTCGTCCGCCTCGTAGGCGACGACGACTCCGCGCGAACCGGCCTCCCGCGTGCTCAGGAGCAGCGCGCCGCTCTCGTGGGTGCGGATGACGATCTGCCCGTCGTCGACGATGTGGTTGACCGGGCGGATCGCGGGCAGCGCCTGCCGCGTGAACACGATCCGGCCCAGCGGCACGCCGGCCAGCAGGCGCAGGGCCTCGTCGGCGTCGAGCTCGACCGTGCGGCGCGGACCGGTGGCGGCCGGGGCGGAGGAGCGGGTCGGAGCGTCGTTCATGGGTGGCGTCCTGAGTCGGCGAGGGCGGGAGGGGCGGGGTGCCCTGTGGTTGCTCTGCGGGTGGCTCATTTCAGTAGACGGCCGGGCGGGGGCGGGGCGGAAGGGCCGTTCGGCCCCTTGCCGCCGCCCGCGGCGGCTCGCTTCACTGCGGGAGACGAGGATGTCACGCAGGAGGCGCGAGGGGTGAGCGAACGGTGATCGTCGCGGTGGGACACATCGATCTGAGCCGGGAGGCGAGGACCGCGGTGGAGGCGGAGCTGAGCGCACGGCTGAGCCGGCTGCCCGCCGGGCGGGCCGGTCTCGTACGGGCCGGCCGGGGCGTCCCCGCCCTGTTCGCCCGCGCGGCGAAGGCCGCCGGCCGCCGCCTGGTCGTCACCTTCCCCGCCCCGGAGTCCGGGGCGGGCCCGGCCCCCGAGACGCTGCCGCCGGTCGACCGCCTGCCCGCCGGGGACCTGCTCGCGCTCGCCGACGAGGTACGGCTGCTCGCCTACGACCCCGCCGACCGCGACGCCTGCGTCTGCGCCGACGAGCACCTGGTCAAGGGCTGCCGGCACCTCCTCGCCGTATGGGACGGCTCGCCCTCCAACGGCCGGGACGCCACGGCCCACCTGGTCGCCTACGCTCTCGCCTGGGGCATCCCGGTGGACGTCGTCTGGCCGGACCACGCCCGGCGCGAGTCGACGGCCCCGACGGGGTAGCGGCGGCGACGCGGTGGCGGGGCCTGCGCGGTCGGGGGCGCGTGCGGTCGGGCGCCCGCAGGGCGTGGTGCGTGCTGCGTGCGAGGTCGCGGCGTCAGCGCGGTCGGGGCGCCGGCAGGGCCTGGCGCCTGCGCGGTCGGGGCGCCGGGACGAGCGCGGCGTCGAACACTCGTGGGCGGGCCGTTCGGCCCTTGGGGGCGGGGGCGCGGCTCGGCTTCACTGCGGCGCATCCGAGGCCCATTCCCGACGCCAGTGAGGCGGTACGCACTCCGATGAACCCGATGGCCGACACCCCCACGCCCACCCGGCACCGCACGCGGGCCGCCACCCGCGAGCCGGCCGCCCTCGGCGCCTCGCGGGCGCTGGCCTGGCTGCTGATCGTGACCGGCGCCCTGGGCACCCTCGCCTCGTTCGTCATCACCGTCGACAAGTTCGAACTTCTCGCGAACCCGGGCTTCAGCCCGTCCTGCAACCTCAGCCCGGTCGTCTCCTGCACCAACGTGATGGCGAGCGACCAGGCCTCCGTCCTCGGCTTCCCGAACCCGCTGCTCGGCCTCGCCGCGTACCCCGTCGTCGCCGCCATCGGCGTCGCGCTGCTCGCGGGCGCCGCCTTCCGCCGCTGGTTCTGGCTCGGTCTGAATCTGGGCACGGCGCTCGGCGCGGTCTTCTGCATGTGGCTCATGGGCCAGGCCCTGTACGAGATCGGCGCCCTGTGCCTGTGGTGCTGCCTCGCCTGGGCCGCCACCATCGCGATGTTCTGGTACACCACCGTCCACAACCTGCGCCACGGCTTCGTCCGAGCCCCGCGCGGACTCGTCGCGGGGGCACTGGAGTTCCACTGGGCGGTGCCGGTCACCTGGTACCTGGTCGTCGTGCTGCTGATCGCCACCCGCTGGTGGGACTACTGGCGGACACTGCTCTGACGACGTGTGACGCAGGTTTGCGGCACAGGCGTGCGAGCTGCACCAGCACGTGTACGGCGGCGGCGCGGCGGAGAAGCCCGAAGTCCCGCATCAACTGCCGCCCGCGCTCGTACGGTTCGAGAACCGCGACGACGAGCGGACGCGCATCGCGCGGGGGATCTTCGCAGGGGTCAGGCCGCGCGGCGGACCGCGAGCACGGTCGTGTCGTCCGTCAGGCCCGTCGCCGCGTGCGCCGTGGCCGCCGCGCGGATGCGGGAGACGAGGACGCCCGGGTCGGTGAGGGTGGGGTCGGTGCGCAGCGAGCGGGCGAGGTCCTCGTACAGCGGGTAGAACTCGCCGTCGGCGTCACGGGCCTCGGTCACGCCGTCGGAGAAGAGCAGCAGGGTCTCGCCGGGGGCGAGGGTGACCGTTGTGGCGGAGGGGCGCTCGTCGGTCAGCGACAGCATGCCGAGGGGCAGCGCGGACTCGCCGGCCAGCGGGCGGACCCCGGCGGTGCTCACGGCGAGCGGCGTGAGGTGGCCGCAGTTGACCAGGTCGACGGCGGTGCCGGTGGTGTCCGGCCCGGCGGGCGGGAAGTGGAGGAGCGCGGCGGTGGCGAAGCGTTCCGTCTCGTCGCTGCCGAGGGCCCGCACGTACTCCTGGTGGCGGCGGAGCCGCGCGTCCATGCGCACGGCGACCTCGGCGAGGTCGCCCTCATGGGCGGCGGCCTCACGGAAGCTGCCGACCAGCGCCGCCGCGCAGGCCACCGCGTCGAGCCCCTTGCCCTGCACGTCGCCCAGGACGAGCCGGGTGCCGTGCGGCGAGGGCTGGATGTCGTAGAAGTCCCCGCCGACCCGGGCGGCGACGTCCGCCGCCGTGTACGTGGCGGCGTGCTCCAGGTCGCCCCACCGCGACGGCAGCGGGCGGAGCACCGTACGCCAGGTGGTGTCGGCGACCTCGCGGACCCGGGCGGCCCGGCGTCCGGCGCGCAGCCGGGCACGACACACGACGAGCGCGCCCAGGCTGCTGACCAGGATCAGGCTGAGCCCCGGGGCGGTGCTGCGGAGGGTCACGTACACCGCCAGGGTGAGCGCCGCGTAGAACGCGGTGACGCGCAGGCCGCACAGCAGCGCCGCGAGGCCGGGGACGAGGAGCAGCCACGCGAGGCACTGCCCGCTGTTGAGGTGGCCGGCCCCGTAGCACGCGAGGACGAGGGCCATCAGTGTGCCGGGGAGGAGGACCAGCGCGCGGCCGTGGCGCGCGCAGGCAGCGGTCACGGTCGTGAGGCGGCGGTGCTCCAGCGAAAGGTTCACGTTTTAACTAGACCTTACGGCCGGGGGGACGGTCGACCGGCCCAAAGTCCCGAAACCGCCGACCGAAGTCCCTACGCGCCCCCGCCCACCCCCAGTGCCTGGATGTCGACCATCCCGTAGGCCTGGTTGACGTAGACGTTCGTCAGGCGCGGGTTGCGGTAGTTCAGTGCCTTGGTGGCGACGACCGGCAGGTAGTAGGCGCCGTCGGTGATCTTGTGGTTGATGTCGCGGTGGAGCTCGGCGGCCTTCGTGGGGTCGGTCTCGGCGGCGGCCCGGTCGAAGAGGGTGTTGATCGCCGGGTCGTTCACCTGGGCGTAGTCGGTGTTGCCCGAGGGGGTGATCGACCGGCCGTCGGCCAGCGGCCGGAGGAAGCTCGCGCCCTGCGGGTGGTCGCCGACCCAGCCGGTGACGATCAGGCCGTAGCCCTGCTTCTTGACCGTGCTCGGGGAGCCCACGCCGGAGTAGAACTTCGAGAGGTCCAGCTTCTCGATCTCGAGCGTGATGCCGACCGCCTTGAGGCTGTTCTTCAGCACCTCGGCGGTGGCGACGTTCTGGGAATGGGTGTCGCGCACCGCGAGCTTGGCGGCGAAGCCCTGCGGGCGGCCGCAGGCGCGCAGCTCCTCGCGGGCCTTCTCGGGCTGCGCCTTGCCGGCCGTCAGGCCGTAGGGGTCGTAGGCGTCCGAGCCGGGGATCGTCGGGGGCAGCAGACTGCCGAGCGGGGCGCCGGCCGTCGGGCCGCCGCGCGCGGTCTGCAGGGCCCGGGGGTCGGCCGCGTAGAACACGGCCTTGCGGCAGTGCTCGTTGTCGAACGGCGCCGTCTTCGACACCAGCGCCACCATCGACACAGCGCCCGTGGCCGGCGCGTCCGCCGAGGCCTTCAGCTTCGCGTCGCCGAGCACCCGCGCCCGGGCGGCCTGCGCCAGACCGCCCTGCTGGGCGTCCAGGTCGGCCGAGCCGTTGAGGAGCTCCGCGGTCAGCGCCTCGGGATCCTGGGTGACCGTCAGCTCGATCCGGTCCGGCAGCGCGCGGCGCAGCGGGTCGGTGGACTGCTTCCAGTTGGTGTTGCGCACCAGGACGAGCGACTTCTCCGGGGTGTACGAGGCGAACTTGTACGGCCCCGAGGCCACCGGCCGCTGCCCGTAGCGCGCGCCCGTGTCCCGGTCGCGCGGCACCGGGGCGGTCGCGCCCATGGCCAGCAGATGGGGGAACATCGAGTCCGGCTTCGCCAGGCGGAACACCAGGGTGCGGTCGTCGGGCGTCTCGATCGCCGACAGGCCGTTCTTCTCGGGCGTCGTGTCCTTCGCCGGGCCGGGGTACTTCCCCTGCGGGTCGAGCGCCTCGGCGAAGTAGGTGGGGCCGCCGCTGACGACCGACTGGTCGAAGACCCGCTCGATCGCGTACTTGACGTCCTTGCTCGCGATCGGCGTGCCGTCCTCGAAGGTGACACCGGACCGCAGCCGCACGGTGTACGTCT from Streptomyces fradiae includes:
- a CDS encoding pyridoxamine 5'-phosphate oxidase family protein, producing the protein MNDAPTRSSAPAATGPRRTVELDADEALRLLAGVPLGRIVFTRQALPAIRPVNHIVDDGQIVIRTHESGALLLSTREAGSRGVVVAYEADDIDMTTRLGWSTVVTGYCHLVTDPDDLARYERLLTPWSDRTMDQVVRIRPDLVTGIRLVEAR
- a CDS encoding vitamin K epoxide reductase family protein, whose protein sequence is MADTPTPTRHRTRAATREPAALGASRALAWLLIVTGALGTLASFVITVDKFELLANPGFSPSCNLSPVVSCTNVMASDQASVLGFPNPLLGLAAYPVVAAIGVALLAGAAFRRWFWLGLNLGTALGAVFCMWLMGQALYEIGALCLWCCLAWAATIAMFWYTTVHNLRHGFVRAPRGLVAGALEFHWAVPVTWYLVVVLLIATRWWDYWRTLL
- a CDS encoding PP2C family protein-serine/threonine phosphatase, which codes for MNLSLEHRRLTTVTAACARHGRALVLLPGTLMALVLACYGAGHLNSGQCLAWLLLVPGLAALLCGLRVTAFYAALTLAVYVTLRSTAPGLSLILVSSLGALVVCRARLRAGRRAARVREVADTTWRTVLRPLPSRWGDLEHAATYTAADVAARVGGDFYDIQPSPHGTRLVLGDVQGKGLDAVACAAALVGSFREAAAHEGDLAEVAVRMDARLRRHQEYVRALGSDETERFATAALLHFPPAGPDTTGTAVDLVNCGHLTPLAVSTAGVRPLAGESALPLGMLSLTDERPSATTVTLAPGETLLLFSDGVTEARDADGEFYPLYEDLARSLRTDPTLTDPGVLVSRIRAAATAHAATGLTDDTTVLAVRRAA